A genomic segment from Chitinophaga flava encodes:
- a CDS encoding DNA polymerase ligase N-terminal domain-containing protein: MSLSRYKQKRNFESTTEPVAGKPQQGTHAFVVQRHHATRLHYDFRLEVAGVLKSWAVPKGPSMNPADKRLAMQVEDHPYDYKDFQGTIPKGNYGAGTVYIWDKGTFELMRGSGKNFDADAQKEIEAGDLKIVLKGKKLKGEFALVRMKAANDNAWLMIKHRDKYAVDQYNSEDYTPESVKTKGIREKEASRKKKAPYLLLNQNLSQ; encoded by the coding sequence ATGAGCCTGAGCAGGTATAAACAGAAAAGAAATTTTGAATCCACTACAGAACCAGTGGCAGGCAAACCTCAGCAGGGAACACATGCGTTTGTAGTGCAACGGCATCATGCTACCCGGCTGCATTATGATTTCCGGCTGGAAGTAGCAGGGGTACTTAAAAGCTGGGCCGTACCCAAGGGGCCGTCTATGAACCCTGCAGATAAACGGCTGGCTATGCAGGTAGAAGACCATCCCTATGATTACAAAGACTTTCAGGGGACCATCCCCAAAGGCAACTACGGCGCTGGTACCGTCTATATATGGGATAAAGGCACCTTTGAACTCATGCGTGGCAGCGGAAAAAATTTTGATGCTGATGCACAAAAAGAAATCGAAGCCGGCGATCTGAAAATTGTGCTGAAAGGAAAAAAGCTGAAAGGTGAGTTTGCCCTCGTAAGAATGAAAGCAGCTAACGACAATGCCTGGCTGATGATCAAACATCGTGATAAATATGCAGTAGATCAATATAACAGTGAAGACTATACGCCGGAAAGCGTAAAAACAAAAGGCATCCGCGAAAAGGAAGCTTCCCGTAAAAAAAAAGCCCCATACCTACTCCTGAACCAGAACCTGAGCCAGTAA
- the ku gene encoding non-homologous end joining protein Ku, whose product MRAIWSGSIGFGLVNIPIKLYSATQDSRLDLDMLDSNGLAHIRYKRVNENTGKEVPWEQIVKGYLYKDEYVVLDDEDFEAASPKKSKIIEIESFVDEASIDDIYFENPYFLEPAKGGEKAYELLLEALQKTGKAGLSRFVLRSQEHLSVIRPRENYLLLQQLRYEEEIRSSQDLTLPSEVKIGKKELDMAIELIQQYAAEFDISRYKDEYKEELMKIIKAKASGKKPVVKKMKVVHTKSDDLFDQLKASLGSKPAATGKKRAS is encoded by the coding sequence AATTATATAGTGCTACACAGGACAGTCGCCTCGACCTGGATATGCTGGACAGCAACGGGCTGGCTCATATCCGATATAAAAGAGTCAATGAAAATACCGGTAAGGAAGTACCCTGGGAACAAATCGTTAAGGGCTATCTCTACAAAGACGAATACGTGGTACTGGATGATGAAGATTTCGAAGCTGCCAGTCCTAAAAAGAGCAAGATCATCGAAATAGAATCCTTTGTGGATGAAGCCTCCATTGACGATATCTATTTCGAAAATCCTTATTTTCTGGAACCTGCCAAAGGCGGTGAAAAAGCTTATGAGCTGCTATTGGAAGCGCTGCAGAAAACCGGTAAGGCAGGCCTGAGCCGCTTTGTATTGCGGAGTCAGGAACATCTCTCTGTGATCAGGCCCCGCGAAAATTATTTGTTGCTGCAGCAACTGCGCTATGAAGAGGAGATCCGCTCTTCGCAGGATCTGACATTGCCTTCGGAAGTTAAGATAGGTAAAAAGGAGCTGGATATGGCGATAGAACTCATCCAACAATATGCTGCCGAATTTGATATCAGCCGGTATAAAGATGAATACAAAGAGGAACTGATGAAAATCATCAAAGCCAAAGCCAGCGGCAAAAAGCCGGTGGTGAAGAAAATGAAGGTTGTGCATACCAAAAGCGATGATCTTTTTGACCAGCTGAAGGCCAGCCTGGGTAGTAAACCAGCTGCCACCGGTAAAAAACGCGCATCATGA